CAGTGCTGTGCAAAGAGTATATAATGTTGGACCTGAAATGGTAGGTGTAAGCTGAATTAAGTGGAACAGAGGACACACTTGAAGACTTATATTTGTCTGGAAGGCCCCAAATTGAATCACCTGTCATGTAGATGGGATATTTTTTATCCACAGAATCTCCAAGAATTGAGAGTACTTTTGCTTTTGAGTCTGCTGAAAGTTGAGCTGCCCTGTTGTGTCTGCTGATAGAGTTCTCATCTTGTACCTTCACTTGCAAACGATGATCCAAATTTAGTATAGAGAACTATTTTTGCATTGCCCTCTTAAATTGTGTGATGCATAGATCTATAATTTTTAATAGCATTATCTATCTCTGTGTCTAAATTCTACAATCTATGGTTCACCTGCTGTACTTGTAGGTGGAGGTACATGTTTGCATGGAAGAAAGGTGTTCTTCCAACCTCATGAACCGAACAGCGGTTGCCAGATGCTGTTTCTACATTTAAAATCCTGCGACTCCTAGCATCCATCAAGTTATAGCTGTGGCCAACAGAAGCATTGGATGAATGAATTCTCTGCAGTCCGGAACCATGTCAGCATTGGTAAGTTATCAATCTTAATTCTGTTGATACCAGAGAGTGTCTTACATTCAAGGCATCACCAAGGCCAGTGGCTTCCAGAAGATCTCGTGATATAAAATTACGTCCGATACCTCCTGCACTGATTTCCTCTCGTGTTGGAGGTACTGAATTAAGTGTGAATGCCTGATATAGAGGCCAGATAGGTAGCCATTTGCTTCAGCATTTTGGGTGACTACCGAAAAGCCTTGTGAGTTTATTACAATTGAAAGATCTTACCAAGCCACAGCTGTTGAAGCCAAATGCACAGGTTGGAAGCTCCCCTGCGTAAGTGTAAGCAGTGAACGTTACTCCATTCGACAGTGTGGCCCTCACCAGATAGCTGCAGCCCATAGAATTTCAAAGTACTAGCTGAGTTTAATATGACAGATGACCTTGTTTGCTTAATATTGATCTATGGAGAAGGTTTAATGATTACGTGCGACCAATTAAAGCTACAGTTGCATCTTCATTGTGTGCAGCAATGGCCATGGAGTCATTTACAACAAGAACATCTGAACAGTCCTCATCAGTGACCTCTTCTGGAGTGGCCTCTTTCTTCAGAAGAAAGGGAAGTATTTCCTTTCTAAAATTTAGCAATATTATCTGCTTAAGAGCATTCAGTTAACTAGCTCGAACATCTTATCTGCTACTACTGTTTGGAAACTTTAGGAAAGGTCAATGAATATAAAGCCAAGGTGAAGTAGAAATATTACTTGGAGAATTGGGATGCCGCTTCCTGCAGCTGTTCCTAACATTTCATCCCAGTATCTCGGAAACATCTGTCTATTAGCAGTGCAGAGTGCTTCAACCAGCGGCTGAGCCTCTGCGGTGCGGGCGAAAGGGAGGAGCTGCTGTTGAAGGATGGGGTCAGTGGCCACCCTGCTTTGAATCAGATCTGAGAATCTCTGCCCTATGAGGAATCCCATTTGGTAGGCTTCTTCGCACTGCCCGACATCAAAGAGTTCCAATTTCTTCTCGCTTGAACCATCCATCTGTGAGACATCAGAGACCTCACACCCTCAAGCAGTTGAGCCACCTTATCTTCTAAGCTTCAGCTCTATTTAAGATTTATTGTTGTCTTTGTAGCGTCCCAAAAGCGTCTATCTGGGATACAGTAGATGGCTGGATAAGATTAGATGAAGGGTATTTCCACATTTATTATTTCCTCGTGCAAACTCGGGTTTATATTCATTTTGATTATTTAAAGATAATATTAAGTTtcatatattatataaatttttaagatCTAAAATTAGGCGAAACACCCTTGctgatattttgaaattttcactTTAGTAATTAGTTAATATAGTATCGAGTTTGTTAGGCGACCCTTTTTATGCTGAGATATTGCCATCTATCAATAAGGTGCTTTCTAGGGTCTTTTTCTCTTAATAAAAGTATATTTTTACTgcttcatttcttagttaaggaATAGAAGCAAGAGGAGTGATCTTTCGAAATAGTCTACATTCTCTGATTTATGATCGCTTCTATATGGTAGCCATTACTATTTTATTAGTAGACTCGCAATTCGACCTTTATCATTACAGATTGGTAGCAAAATCGAGTCTCTCCAGGTGAGATTATAGTAAGATATCAAaactaatttaaatttatttgatGGAAATTATAATTTTCTgtataatttaattaattgattgatttctaaaatttaaCTCGATAAGAAAAAAGTCAATAATGTATATAATATCATAATGCCCTTCTTCACATACAGTCTAGGCAGCACGGTGAATgcataaataagaaaaaataattgatCTAAAAAAGGGTCTAAACTCATGACTGCtcctatacttttttttttccctctctcttttttggaaTCGGGCTAGTATCACTTCAACTGACCAGTTGCCATGTTAAATCAAATACATATTAATCATCCATTTTCCATCAACTTAAAATTCAGGGAGTCATTTGGTTAGTTAATATGGAACTAGACTAGCAATCTCCCGAATGGTGGAAGCCTTTCTTTTGgccgaggccttaggcgaccgtccTGCTCTAGGAACTAGTATTATTTTTTGTTGGATGTCAAAGAATTCTAGACCCCTCCATGCAAGATTAGTTCGATTGGTTAGTTAACATTGTGGTAACCTAATATACATTATCTTAATCAATAAAATCTAATTAAATACTTAATTATATAaactaataataattttttataatcatTAATAAAATCTAAATAAATACTTAATTATGCAGCTTAACAATGACCATTTTTACAAACATGATGGAAACAATCAATCTTATCCTACCCTCTCTCAGGCTACGCCAATGCTCTTCGCCATATGTAGGGAGTCACTCCAGAAATATGCATTTCCACCGGCTTGGCTCACTCGCCAAATTCCAAGCCCCAAACTGAATGGATTGGGTCACCTGCGGCTCTACATAAAAGGGCACGAGGCATGGCTTGGAATGGGGAGGTGCATCAAATAAGCACTTAACTCTTTCGTTCTCTAGAAGAGTATAAGGAAACCGAGCGGAcaacttttattaaaaaaatattatttatttatttattttggtaaAACGGTCGTTTACGTTAATCTGGCGTGAGTGCAACTAATTGAGTCAAGATATAGATCATGGCATAAAAATGAGGGTACAATCTCAGTCCACGTCCATGAGTTTTCTTCGGAGTGATGGACAGCAAAATAAACAATCCAATCAGCTGCCTTGTTCATCTCTCGGTACACATAAGCGATCTGAAAGAAGTTACAGTCTCTCACCATCCACTGTATATCGCTAAGAAGAAGATGGTCGTCTACATATCGCTCAGAAAATTGATAAacctaaaaaaaatcaatttatttggtAGATCTATTGGTGGCAATTCACCCGTCAGCTTGATCCATGTTTGGGCCACTTAACG
This is a stretch of genomic DNA from Phoenix dactylifera cultivar Barhee BC4 chromosome 9, palm_55x_up_171113_PBpolish2nd_filt_p, whole genome shotgun sequence. It encodes these proteins:
- the LOC103710114 gene encoding acyl-coenzyme A:6-aminopenicillanic-acid-acyltransferase 40 kDa form-like — translated: MDGSSEKKLELFDVGQCEEAYQMGFLIGQRFSDLIQSRVATDPILQQQLLPFARTAEAQPLVEALCTANRQMFPRYWDEMLGTAAGSGIPILQIILLNFRKEILPFLLKKEATPEEVTDEDCSDVLVVNDSMAIAAHNEDATVALIGRTYLVRATLSNGVTFTAYTYAGELPTCAFGFNSCGLAFTLNSVPPTREEISAGGIGRNFISRDLLEATGLGDALNRIHSSNASVGHSYNLMDARSRRILNVETASGNRCSVHEVGRTPFFHANMYLHLQVQQVQDENSISRHNRAAQLSADSKAKVLSILGDSVDKKYPIYMTGPTLYTLCTALIDLDEQTITIYEGNPEKEIVSYALPLF